The following nucleotide sequence is from Sulfolobales archaeon.
TCATAGATCTGGTGAAGAGATTCGGTAACACAATCGCTGTCAATGGTATTAGCTTAACAATAGAAGAGGGGGAGATCTTCGGTCTTTTAGGACCCAACGGATCTGGTAAGAGCACGACATTACTTATAATAGCAACTGTGTATAAGCCCACATCGGGAGACGTAATAGTATTTGGGAAGAGCGTTGTTAGGCAGGGAGACGAGGTGAGGAGATATGTTGGGATAGCTTTTCAGGAGCCCAAGGCTCTCTGGGTTGACAAGCCCTACGAGCTTCTTCTCTGGCATGCAATGGTTGTTGGATATAGCATGGGCGATGCTAGGAGGGTTGTTAGAGATGTTATGGAGGATCTAGGTATTTGGGAGTATAGGAATAAAGCCTTTGCAGAGCTCAGCGGTGGAAATAAGAAGAAGGTTGAGCTGGCTAAGATATTTATACAGAGGCCAAGGCTGGCGATATTCGATGAGCCGACTGCTCAGCTAGATGTTATAACTAAGCACGCTGTTTGGAGGATGATAGAGGATCTCAGGAGAAGCGGTTCAACGATAATAGTTGCAACCAATGAGATGGCCGAGGCTGAGAGGTTAAGCGATAGAATAGGGATTATATATAGAGGCTCTCTCAAGGCCCTAGGAACGCCGAGCGAGCTCAAAGACGGCATTCCTGGAGGAGATATAATAGAAGCTGTGGTAGATGGCTATGTAAGACAGGATCTCCTCGAGATGATCAAAAGCGATGTTGAAGCAACAAGGATAGATCTGAAGGATGCTGTTATAAGGATCTATTTGAATAAGGGTGAGGAGAAGATAGCAAAGATCGTAGATCTATTTACGAGGAAGGGTATAAGGATTAGGCAGATAAGCTTGAAGGAGCCTACATTGGATGATGTCTTCTTCTACTATACTGGGGCAAAGCTCGTAGGTGATGAAAACTGAGGGAGGATCTTAGGGCGCTTCTGCTAATGATAATATGGGATGTTAGGAAGGTGGCTAGATACAAGGTATTCCTTTTAATGAGGTTCGCATGGTTCGTGGTTCAGGTATCTGTTTTCGCGGTTCTCATATCATATTTAGTAGCTATAAGGCCCTCCACAGCCTCCGGCATTTCGTATTACGAATATTATTTATTCGGAGCCTATACAGCCCTGCTTTTCTCGATCTCCATGTTCAGAGGCTATGAAATAGCTGAGGAGTTTGAGGAGGGGATTATAGAGTATCAACTCTCGCTGCCTGTTAGAAGGAGGATACTGGCTATAGGAAGAACCATTGGTGGGGGGATAGCTTCCTTCATATATACACTTCCAATGATGCTATTCATACTAATCATGCTCAGGATATCGAACCCACTTTTAATAGCAATAGCCATGATCTCAGCTCTAGCCTTCTCGATAGGTATTGTGGGGCTAGCTATAAACATAGTCTTTGGGCTGAAATCTGGGGATAAAACGGATATTCTCTTCGGGGTTGTAGATGCTCTCTTGGTAAGGCTCAGCACTATATTCTATCCACTCCCATTTCTATCCACAATACCAGCGTATTTCTACGCAGCATTGGTTAACCCTCTCTCAAGCCTGGCAGATTTCCTAAGAGCTCTATTCCTCTTTGAAGATCTAAAGGCATTTCTATATCTAAGCCAGGAGCAGATGATCTCATATATAGCAGGTCTTGCTATAGGTCTTTCTGTTCTGGCGATGCTCTTCATAGAGAGAAAGGCTGAGGGGGGTGGGTGGAGATGAGGATCGCTAGCATGGGCTATGCTAGAGGGCTGTATATAGTTATGAAGAGAGATCTAGATAGGTTTTGGAAGTATAAGTGGTGGCTTGCAGGGCTTATAACAATGAATCTAACGGATCTCTTTATCTTCGCCCTAATATTTAATAACATAGTAAATAGGGCTTATATCAACAACTACCTCCTATTCCTAGCACCGGGGGTAACAGCTATAGCTACCTTCGCCTCAGCATTCTCTATAGGCAGGGAGGTTGGTGTTGAGGTTAGGAGGGGCTATACACAATATCTCCTAAGCCTCCCCCTAACCAGGATGCAGCTCTCTATGGGCAGAATATTGGGGGGAGCTGTTAGAGGACTCATCTATCAAATACCATTCATACTCCTCCTAATAATACTCCATGGAAAGCTGCCAACCCCCGCCGAAGCTGGGGTAATTGTCATCACATCAGTGATGCTCACAATATCCATGTCAAGCCTATCCATAGTGATCTCCACAGCGGTTAGGAGCTTCGATCTTCAGGCTACTATGAGGAGCTTTACATACTTTGTGTTATTCTTCTTCTCAAACGTATTCTATCCAGATGCTTTGATATCAAGGTATTTTCCACATATCCTCTACACAATGATCTCGAACAACCCGGTTTCAATAGCAACAAGCATATATAGAGGCATCTTCACATATAACGCATCAATAGAGGATCCATTAATCCTATTGCTAAAGCTGGCATCATGGTGTATAGTCTTCCTCATAATGGGGAGTATATTTTACCTCAGAAACCTCACACACTGACCTCATATAGAAGGGCGAGGCTTTCAGCTGCGACACTTCCCCCTCTATAGTTTCGGATATGCTTCGATAGCTTGGTTTTCAGGGCATCTATTTTAGTTTCCATGTTACTCTATATAAGGATAATATTGGTCGTTCATGATGAGATGCTAAGAGCACTTGTGGAGGGGATATACTATATATTTATGAGCATAAGATCCAATCCATATATATTTGTATTTATAGTATCTTTTATCGGGAACTCTATCCCATATGCTGCCGTGCCCTATTATCTACTTCTGATATATTATTCCCATAGATATCGCGATCCCTTATCCCTCGTGTTTATCGCTATTGCCTCCGGCGTTGGATCTACTCTTGGGAAGATGGTGATCTATCTAATAGGTAGGGGGATTTCAAGGATAATATCAGAGGAGAGTAGGAAGAATGTAGAGGCCTTCGGCATTCTTATGAAGAGATGGGGGTTCTTATTTGTTTTATTGGCGACCTCAACACCTCTTCCTGATGATGTGATATTAATACCTATGGCATTCACAGGATATAGCATATACCTCTACTTCCTAGCCACCCTCCTGGGAAAAACCCTAGCATCTCTCATAATAGTTTTCTTTGGTAGAGGCTTCTCAGCGGCTGTTGAGGATGTGGGTCTTCCACAGTATCTACAGATCCCGCTTCTCCTTGGAATATCTATAGTGTTTATGATAATCATAATGAAGATAGATTGGATTGGAGTTGTTAGGGAGTACCAGGCAGGCGGGTTAAGAGGCGCTATTACAAAGATCTCTCAAGATCTAAGAGGGCCTTGGCTTCCCAAGTTGAAGGGTAAAAAATAGTTTGAATATCTATCTACGTTTTATCCTAACTATATATCTATTATTCTCCTTCTTCGACTCCAAAACATCATATCCCAGCTCATCGCCTAGATTAGCCAGTGAGTACCATGTCTCAGGGTCGCTTGTAAGTACCACAGCTTCTTCCCCCTGTCCGAGGCTTTCTAGAACCTTTCTTCTGATCTCTCCAAGTCTTGATGTGCTGCATAAGACGCTGAGATCACCTATATCTATTATCCTAGCCCGCCCCTCCCCCATAGGGATCACTTCTCTATTGGAGCACCTACCATATTACCCCACTCGCTCCACGAGCCATCATATAGCCTTACCTTTGGATATCCGAGGAGCTCCTTAAGCACGAAGAATGTGTGTGCGGCTCTCTCACCTATTCTACAATATACTATAACCTCCTTGTCTCTCGTAACCCCCTTGCTCTCATATAGCGCTCTAAGCTCTTCAACACTCTTAAAGGTTCCATCCTCTCTCACAGCTTGGGCCCATGGTATGTTCACTGCACCGGGTATATGGCCTCCCCTCTGGGCTGCCTCGTTTGGATACTCAGGCGGTGCTGTGATCTCTCCCCTATATTCTGCGGGGCTTCTAACATCAACAAGCACTATATTGGGGTTTCTTAGGTTCTTAAGCACATCTAGGAATGAGGCTCTTATAGTTAGATCCACCTTTGTAACTTTATAGCTTGTTGGCTTGGGCTGGGGAACCTCCTTCGT
It contains:
- a CDS encoding ABC transporter ATP-binding protein, with translation MEPAVRIIDLVKRFGNTIAVNGISLTIEEGEIFGLLGPNGSGKSTTLLIIATVYKPTSGDVIVFGKSVVRQGDEVRRYVGIAFQEPKALWVDKPYELLLWHAMVVGYSMGDARRVVRDVMEDLGIWEYRNKAFAELSGGNKKKVELAKIFIQRPRLAIFDEPTAQLDVITKHAVWRMIEDLRRSGSTIIVATNEMAEAERLSDRIGIIYRGSLKALGTPSELKDGIPGGDIIEAVVDGYVRQDLLEMIKSDVEATRIDLKDAVIRIYLNKGEEKIAKIVDLFTRKGIRIRQISLKEPTLDDVFFYYTGAKLVGDEN
- a CDS encoding ABC transporter permease, translating into MRIASMGYARGLYIVMKRDLDRFWKYKWWLAGLITMNLTDLFIFALIFNNIVNRAYINNYLLFLAPGVTAIATFASAFSIGREVGVEVRRGYTQYLLSLPLTRMQLSMGRILGGAVRGLIYQIPFILLLIILHGKLPTPAEAGVIVITSVMLTISMSSLSIVISTAVRSFDLQATMRSFTYFVLFFFSNVFYPDALISRYFPHILYTMISNNPVSIATSIYRGIFTYNASIEDPLILLLKLASWCIVFLIMGSIFYLRNLTH
- a CDS encoding VTT domain-containing protein, whose protein sequence is MVVHDEMLRALVEGIYYIFMSIRSNPYIFVFIVSFIGNSIPYAAVPYYLLLIYYSHRYRDPLSLVFIAIASGVGSTLGKMVIYLIGRGISRIISEESRKNVEAFGILMKRWGFLFVLLATSTPLPDDVILIPMAFTGYSIYLYFLATLLGKTLASLIIVFFGRGFSAAVEDVGLPQYLQIPLLLGISIVFMIIIMKIDWIGVVREYQAGGLRGAITKISQDLRGPWLPKLKGKK
- a CDS encoding sulfurtransferase, with amino-acid sequence MSSIHESPIVEPDWLERNLDKVKVIEVDYDPASAYNIGHIPGALLIDWKRDLNKYPERDIIDKEGFESLMSRLGISNDDLVVLYGDYNNWFAAFAYWVFKIYGHDKVKILNGGRKKWIELGKPLTKEVPQPKPTSYKVTKVDLTIRASFLDVLKNLRNPNIVLVDVRSPAEYRGEITAPPEYPNEAAQRGGHIPGAVNIPWAQAVREDGTFKSVEELRALYESKGVTRDKEVIVYCRIGERAAHTFFVLKELLGYPKVRLYDGSWSEWGNMVGAPIEK